DNA from Vibrio japonicus:
TGACTCTGGCCCAACGACGTCTTCGATTCCATTACTCTTTCTTTCTTCGAGAACCTGCATAAATGCGGCCAATGCATTCAAGCTACGAGGGAAACCAGCATATGCGTATAGCTGACCCAATACTTCGTTAGTTTCATTAATGGTTAGACCTGCGTCCAAGCCTTCGTTCAAGCTTACTTTTAACTTTTCTATTTCACCACTGGCGGCAAACGCTGCAATCGGAATAATAGCCTTCTCTTTAGCATCAAAACCTTCTGCCGCCGTTGCTGTATTCATAGTCAATACCGCTAGCAAACTCGCCACCAAAATGGGCCATTTACTGAAATATCTGTCTGTACGAAACATTTGTGTCTCCTTATTCCCTTTGCATTTATAAGTACTTCAATTGCACTCTCTAAATATAAAGTTATCGCAAAATCTGCATACTACTTTGCCTAGAAGGGTTTAATTATTTCCTAATCTTCCATTAAGCAAACTCCGTTAGAATTGAAATATAAATACATACATAACGCTATATTTATAAATAACAAGAACACGACCATTGGCTTGATTATTAAAGTATAGAAACCACTTAAAAACAATTAATCGTTATTCACACAAGATAGTCATTTAAATGTATAAGTAAACATCGTCTATTTAATTAAATAGTAATAATCAGGCGTAAATTCATTTTTATCTCGTCCCGCTGATTAACAGGCCTTTATTTACAAAATCCAACGTATTACTCAATAACCTCGATAGTGACTTTCATTGAGCCACCAGAAGTAAAGCGCGCTAAATCGCCGTCAACTTTCCCGAGGTTAATCAATCCAGATGCATAGCCAAAGTTTTTATAAAACACGACTAAGTTACCCCAAGGCGCGTAGTATGAAATGTCTCCCGCTTTAGAACTCACGCCAGCTGGCGCCCCTTCCTTTGTTATCTTCGATGGTAGGTAGGCTATTTTTTCAGTACTGGCGTAATCTTCCAACTCTACCGTTAATGGTAGTTGGGCGATAAAATCTTGTGTGCTTGGACTATCATTTAATGTCGCAGTGATGGTGCGATCATCAAATACAAAACGAATCTTCATGGTTCCTTCCCCATAAATAGCTTCACTCTCGCTCACGTTGTTAGACGCGAAACAGAATTGACTCATAAGTAATA
Protein-coding regions in this window:
- a CDS encoding cyclophilin-like fold protein; the protein is MKIRFVFDDRTITATLNDSPSTQDFIAQLPLTVELEDYASTEKIAYLPSKITKEGAPAGVSSKAGDISYYAPWGNLVVFYKNFGYASGLINLGKVDGDLARFTSGGSMKVTIEVIE